AACGGCAGCGTGCAGTGCACAGGCCTGCCGCCAGCCCTCCAAGCGGCACCACCTAAGGCCACCACCTAAGGCGGCCGTGCCCCACACTGCCATCCCGTTCGGTTGCTCGCGCCGATTCCCGTAATCACCGGCCTGGCGCCTTGGCGGCAGGGGCTGCCGCCTCCCACCGTGGCGGTAGGTGCCACGTGTCGCCCggcgcgcctgccgccacggcCAGGGGTCTTTTTTGTCACTTTCATCCAGAGGGGGTCTTTTTTGACCATTTTGTTGGGCAGATGGTCTCTTTCGACAAAAATTCGATTTATTCAGTTGGTAAGCTTTAAGCATGAACTTGGCGATCCAACAAAATTTAGGGCTGCTAGAACAGTTTATACTGTCGCGGCATATATAGTCAACAAAGGAAGCCGCAAGGTGCAACAATCTAATCTTagaaatgcatcatcatcatcgatGAACGAAGCTATCATCAACTTGGTGCTTTAAGCGAATGGAATGCAATGAATTATGACTGAGAACAATTCAACAATGAGATTTACACGGatgaggatgtctatcttctctaTACAAAATTCTCACCTTTGCAGATTGACACCAGGGTTGTTGCAGTAGCACACAATCTGCCATGCCGTCCGGGTTGCGGTTTCGCTTTCCTCCCATCTCTATCACCTCACAAGCTCCAAATCATGAGCTGTTTGTTAGGTTCACATTCACAACATGAGGGATGCCCCTGCCAAGCTTCATGGACGGCCAACAGGAATGCTATACACCAGTCCGTTCTCTGATGTTTTGTCATGCTCATGCCATATTCACACACCCACATTGCCAATGGTTCTCTTCTCGAACTCCCGCACCGCGTTCGCGAGGCGCTTCATGCTGTCGTCGTGGTACCAGGGCGTCTTCTCGGACCACATCACGCCACCTTTCGGCGGCACCGGCACAAGCTCGCGGCATAACTCGCCGGGAACGTTGATGGTGTTGTGGTAGTGGTAGTACCGGATGAGGTGCTCCGTCTTGTGAGTGGTGTTGCCGATAACGTTCTCGGACATGTGCACGCCCGTGGCGTATGCGTTCTTGGCCTGGATCGCGTACTTCCTGTCGCGCCTCACCCCGGTGATCGAATTCCGGAACACCAGCTTCTCAAACCCCCATTGTCTGCAAAAATGGTGAGCAAGAGGAGTCAGTCTTTCACATATACACCATGCATTCTGACAAATGTAAAACAAGTAACACAACTAGGACTGCATGGAAAATGAAAACCAAGAACACTCAAATTCGTGGTACATTTCAGATATACCACGAATTCGGAATCTTTAGAAGCAACATTATGACCAAATGGGCACTTTTAGTCGATGGAAAATGACACATGAAAGTTCCTAATTGGGTAATTCCAGTGCAAAAAATGTCACATCAACATGCCAAATTCAAACGATGCAGCAATTTTGGTTTGCGAAAAAGGAGTAACATTTGTCCACTAAGCTAAACAAACTCTGTGCAGGAAACGGTCACCTACTTGGAGTAGTCGGCCTCGGAATCGTTGGCGCCCCGCGCGCACAGCCTGCTCGACATGGGGTTCTGCTCGATGGTGAACTGCGTGTAGGGGTCGAGCTCGGCGAGCACGCCGTCGAGCGTCCGGCCGTCGGGCAGGAAGATGTACTCGTCGACGTCGAAGAAGAAGGTCCACCTGGCGGCGTGGCGGTACCGGTGGAGGCAGTCGTTGACGACGAGGAACTGGTTGTGGTACCAGCCGTCGTAGTCGGCCTGGGCGCGCACGTCCTGCAGCGTGGCGCGGCCGGCGCGCACCCAGGGCTCCAGCGCCGCGCGCACGGCGGGGCCGACGCCGCCGGCGTCGTGGAAGACGAAGTGCGAGCGGGGGCCGAAGAAGCGCGCGTGGTACGCCATCCACTCCCGCACCCGCGCCGCGCTGAGGTCGCCGTACAGCGACGAGCCGCAGTAGAGGTAGTCGTACCTGTGCGGCGGCCGGAACGCCGCCTCGTCGTAGCTCCCCGGCGCCTCCTCCAGCGCCTCGACCCGCTCGTACCGCGCCGGGGACGCGCCGTAGTAGGCGTTGAGCACCAGCCTGCCCCCCGCATTGTCGGCGTTGGGGGGCGTCGAGAAGGTGCAGTTCACCACCACGACCGTGTACACCCGGCCGTAGCCCCAGTCCGGGAGCATGTGGTACGTGTTGGCCGCGCGCATCGGCCGCGCCGACGAGGCGGAGGCGTTGTTGGCGCTGGCGCCGGCGTTGGGCACCCACTCGCAGCGGAACCAGGGCTTGCCGTAGACGTGGACGGGCTTGGACGCGAGCCCGACGACGGCGAAGGTGTACGGCCCGCCCCGGTACGCGCCCATCTGCACGAACAGCGCCGCCGCGCTGCCCACCGCGCGGAACTCCCGCCTGTTCGGGTCAGGCCTGGACCTTTCCCGCTCCTGCTTCGGCGACGAGGAGGATGCGTTGGAGTCGGAGCTGGACGCCTTGCCGGAGACGGCGAGCGAGCGCGGCGGGTCCGGGCAGAGGGAGAACGGGGTGGCGAGCAGGGAGTGGTAGGGGCGGAGCTgccaggcggcggcgaggagcgtGAGCGCGGTGAGCGCGGCGAGGAAGGGCTTGAGGTCGGAGCAGAGCAGCGCGGGGGCCGGAGGGCCAGCCGCAatgccgccgccggccgcctcgctCCGCATTCTCGCCCGGTCGCCCCTGCCTGCTGCGGATGGGGAGCAATGAGTGCGAGGGAGTGTGGGAGCAGCGGCGCTGAGGATTACGCGAGGCGAGACCCCTTTTTACGGTACGGCAGAGAGTACGCGAGGTAAAGGTTTTTGGCAGGAATTGATGGCGTCACCGTATCCTGTGTGCCGGACACGGAGCACGGGTCTCGGCGTCGGCGCCGCTGCTCTCATCGTTTTTGGAATGTTTCTGGGTGGCCTCGTTTACTGGCCACGGTAAGAAACATGCTACTACTGCAGCTCCGGCCAGCGTCGAGCCCGGTGTGCTTGAGGCTCAATGCTGGGCTGGTTCATCAATAGTAACCTCGAGTTCGTCACTGTCTGTCGCTCTTCGAATTGATATTCGAAGCTCCCGGCTTGATGCTAGGACATTTTGTTGGGTGCTCGTGGTGCTAGCTCCTTCTCGTGCTTGCCGAACCTGCTGCCACCTTTCGGTGGCACGAAGCCCCAATTAAcgaatctctctccctctctataaAACAAAAAGTGCAAATTCACGGCGGATATCAATCACTGTGCCGCATGGCCCGCACCGTACCCCCGGCCctatccatccaacggtcgtatCCCTCTGACACCACGCTCGTGCGCGGGTGCAGTGCGGCATGGGCGCTCGACCGGCGCGAACCAACAGGTGTCACCATGGGAAACGCCATGGCAGCGAGGACGGGCCACGCGTGGCTCTGGCTACCCGGGTCCGGCACGGACGTGGATGTCTGCAGCACACGCACGCGGCCGCCTCCGATCGTGCGTGTACGAGTACGAGACCGTCGTGCCTGCCGCGCGTGCCGTGCAGAGCGCCGTGCCGGCGGTCACCACGTCCCAGGCCCGCGCCACCCAGCGGATCGGATCACCCGGTCGATGACGAGCGAGGCAGTTGCGCCATGGGCAAAAAGGGTGAGCGAATAAGTGGCGGAGCCTTCCGTTCCAAGCGTAATCAGACTCCATTTTCAGCGGCGCACGTCGGCCTGTTCGGATGGGCTCTAGACCTGTTTGCACAGGTGACGCGATGCGTGCATGCCGTTCCTTCTATCGCCTCGGCGAGGGAGGCGAATCCTGTACGACCCGTTTGTGAGAGAGCTCGTCGTGAGGGTGATCCACCTGACAGCCTTCCCTTGCGGCCGGGTCGTACAGGATTATTTTGCCTCGGCGAGCGCATGCATGGCATGCACGCGTCCACCGGATAGCCGGATGCGGAATGGCTTTGGCTTTTGCTACTAGCTCTGGTCGTTTTCGGTGGTGCAGCCGTTGGGGAATGAATGAAAGCGTCTCTTCAACGGATACGGCATGCAGCCCACGTAACTGCAAAACCTGCGCCACTCGCTAATCCGGTGCCTGTGTGTGTGTGGCTTGACCGGGTCCCAGGATTTCTAGCACTGTGTATTCGGCATGATTGTAACTTCGCTGATGATTCAGAGTAAAAGCTGGGTGCTCTAGAAACTATATTTACATAATTTCTGCAAAGGCGAAACGGATTGATTTTTGTCATGATGGGTTGCGCTTATTTCCGGAAAAGAAGTGGCTATTTTTGGTCGACGTTTATGGCCGCCCATATATCAATCTCAATGATTGGATACGAGTGCTATTTCTGAAATGCCTTGGCCCGTTTGGAAATGCCTTGGCCCGTAATAAGGTTGTGTGCGGCGCAGGTTCGACTCAGAGAAAATCAGACGCAATGGGCCAATCATACGCTGGAAACAGTGGAAGCTAGCGCAGGAGTGCACGCGAGCCGGCTGGATGTGATAGCCCAACAGCTCTCTGTCTTGACTCTTTAGTCTTGACTGGCCCGTGCGTGCAAGAAAATGACAACCTAGACACGCGTCCACGGTTCACGGCGATCCTTTCCTTGCCTGGAATTGCAATAGTAGCACTACTAGAGTGCGTGTTTGTGCCCATAAAATGGTGCATTTTCTCGGCATACAGTATTTGTTAGGCAAGCACGCGCAGGGTCTAAAGCTGATTCTCTGCAGTAGTAAGCTCTTGAGTAAACAGTGTTTGTAGTAGCTTAATCGGTTCAAAGTTGAGCTCATTGAACGCCAGTGATCAACAAGACAACAAGTCAACAAGTGGTGCAATCACATTTGAGTCCGCAGAACCAATGAACCAAGAGCAGGAACTGAGGATCGGAGCTCAGCTCTAGCCTAGCTAGTGCAACTTGCTGCTCCCATCTCCAAAAAGCTACTATCTGCTCCCTCCAGCGACGTTGAGATTGAATCGGCATTGAAGGGGCAAGAGCCTAAAATAGACTTGAGTGAACCTACCTCCTGCCATGGCGCCGGCAGGTTGTTTTAGGGCCACCCTTTAATGAAAAGATAAAGCGTACGTGGTTTTGTTAGGAAGAACTGCTCAGGAAAGAGATGGAGCTAGTAGGGAGTGGTACTACACAGTAATGCATTTCTGCAACTGCACTGTCCACGTTCGTTTATACAGCTGCCCGCTTCACGTATTGGGCTTGGAGAGGAGTGCCTGAACTGGCCGGGCCAATCTCTGCTCTCTGCCAGTACATGCAGCACGGCGGCGAGAACCCGGTGGGTGATGGATCATGTCCATGGCGCGCGGCGTACAGGATCTTGGAAAGGATATATAGGGGCCTCGCCTTGGATCGGCTCCCTTTGCAGTGAGACGAACAAGAGACCAAGAGGCCAGACCTTGTTTTCACGTGGAGGCACGGCCAGTCCTGGCACCGTTTTCAGCCGAGATGAACATACAGTTGCCGGTCACGATTGGAACGAGCCCacgttagagcaactccaacgtgcCGACCTAAATGGACGGCGGATTTGTTTATTTTTCattcgtttgggtcggccgcccgcgcGGTGTCCGTTCTTTTTAAAATTTGGGTCGACGGTGCGTCCAATGGTCGCGACCTATTTCATGTCCACACGCAAAATTCAAAAAAGACCCACGGTCATAGATTAAGCCAGTGGCCATGTCGTCGCCCGAAgttcatgccggcaccatgccagtATCGGCATACAATGCCAGCTTCAGAAAAACAACAAGCAGTTCAGTTGGCGCACTTCCCATCACACAAAAAAGGGATGGGAGAGGtcgaccacgccatcgcggccgtggtcatgccagcacacttgCCGGCATACAAAAAGGATGGCGCTCACCGCCATAGATCACTCGCCGgcaaacttgagcatgtcggcctgcatcttctcgaaccacgacctcttccttggcgacacggtgttgagatccatcTTCATGATCTCCTCCCCCgtcatcatgctcgcgagagccacttctttcgccttggtcttggcattggcggcctcgatctctagcatcttgatTTGCTTCTCCGCCTTCATCTCAAGCATCCCCGCTTGCTTCTCCgtgtccatctcaagcctcctcctttggatcttcaTGAAGGTGTtcatttgttcttccttgtatcccggcgctcctcctcccttgaatccttcttggtcatcatgccttccacgcttgcgatcaaggcgttcgacgccgcatcccgcttgtcctccttcttggagttgatCTTCCCTTGCGGTCATGGCTTCTCGCCGTCTTCCTCTTCCACGGCCTTCTCCCCCCTATgctctcaagagtggcacaaaCTTATTGCACTCTTATTGGATCACCTCCCAACGATTTGAAATGGACACCCATCCGCGCGTGCTTTGCATTTGGTACggtggaaacttcttgcgctcatggaactcacgatggacacgaatccaaaaggttgATGCCTTTTGTTCGGCGCTGATCTTGGGGTCTTGCCCAATGTCCCTTCAACACTCACAAAGAAGTTTGTCCTCGACCGCCGTGTACGCCTTCGTCCGcctgctcttgcgcttcggcttcccCCCAGCGGCTTGGTTGGcaagctcgtcctcgaacaaaggctcccctTCGATGTCCAACTCATCCTCTTCCTCGAGACCGTAGTCCTCTGGAAACTCGTGGTCGAgcgggaagccgtccaggtccatGCCGACCTGATCATGCATGAAGGCGACCTGATCTTGATCAATTGTGGATGGCTGAACGGCCCTCGaccgtcctggctttgtgtctcgtcaGGATCGTAGCCAGCCCCGGCGGCACCGCCAGCGGCCGGCACACCACCCTCGAAGATAATGTTCTgcacgtagtcatcatcgccgGAGGGCGCGACATTCCGTTGAACAGGTTGCGTGCGCCCGACAGCACGTCCGCTGGCATCTGTCGCACGCGTATCCTTGCCCCTCTGGATGACGAGCCACCGGCCATCAGTGTGGCGTTGAGGTTggtgggcgcgggcgcgggcgtggaGGGCGCCACCACGCTCACCTCGAGCGAGCACTTCCCGGAGAGTCGGAAGGCCTGCGGGGTAGACATGGAAGTCGGGCATAGGTTGCGTCGCCGACGCGCGGGGCAGTCAGacagcaccatccgaggaaacgcAGATGAGCCGGTGCTGGTCGCGGCCacggtggcgttgacgaggccgtgcTGGCCAGGGTTTAACCCTAGGTACATTAGTGCCTCCCTCATTGCCTCTGCGGCGCGGGCGTTGGTGGCCTCCTGCTgcgccgcggcggcgacggcggccgccgCGAGAGCTTCCTCCCTCGCGTCCGCCGCGTGCCTCGGACCCTTTCTCTTCGCCGACTCCCTTGCCCACTCGTCGGCCTTCAACTTCTTCTTCGGCTTGGACGCGGCGGCGGTCTTGGCGGGGGCGCGAGGCTTGCCTTTGCCAGAGGGGCGGACGTGATGCCggatgaggcgagggaggcgaggccggcggcggcatcgAGGTCGGCGTCCATGGCAAGTGGTGGGAGCGCGCGCGGGAGGGAGGGTTTTGGGGAAAGTGGTGGAggctgccaccgaccagcgggccagGGGGGAGTAGGGggcgcgcgcgtccgtctcgtgtctgcgccgacgcaaatccggctcaaaaatggccGAAAATGGGTCTGCAGGCGGACAAAAAGTAGACATGCGTCCGTTTAGGTCGGCGCGACCGACTTTTCTATCCGTGCCGACCCAAATGGATGAGCCCGgacgaaatgggtcggcgcgttgaagTTGCTCTTACCCATTAGGATATTGAGTTGGCCCATAATTTTAAGGTTGATGGATTTTTTTAGGTCGGTTTTATAAGAAAATTGGGTCAGGGGTCGGTCACCATCGGTCCAACCGGAGAAGCGGTCGACCCAAATTTAGTTGTCCAAATTGTAGCCTGCCGTTATGATGCACATGCCTTTTGCAAAGTTTTTATCCTTGTGTTTACATGAAAATTTCAAACTACTACCAAACCTCATTATGCAAATGATTCATGGTAGAAACAAAAACTGACCTATGTTCTTTTTTCTTATTGATCCAGAAACCACATAAGGATTGTTCTACGATGTATTTTTATTAATCAAAAAGTATGATACAGggagagagaagaaaaaggaaaaaaaacaaaggcTAACACTAAAGGGAGTTCAACCAACATCTTCTCGTGCATACTCATCAAGAGCCACGCCCCCGCATTGCTCCCACTCAGGCGACTCGGGTGGggacgaaaccctagccgccgggggctctccttccttccctGCCTCCCATCGGCGCCGCCGAAGGACGCCGTCGGCCTTTAGCCCGGGGGCCGATGATGGTGGCGGgggcctccctctctcctgcaCCATGGGGATGGTGCGGAGCCCCGCGGCGTGAGGAGGCGCGGCCGATCTAGCCTTGGCGGCGTGGCGGGCGTCGCTACCTTGACCAACGGCGGTGCGACATCTGACTTTTCCTTGAGCGGCAATGGCTGCGGGTGTAGCGGCGTTGGCTGTGTTTGGCAACAGCGATGGATCTGCGATGACGTGCCATCTGACCTCGGATCGGCGGCGACACGGAAGGCCTGGTGGACGGGTCGGCGTCATCCGTGGTCTAGCGTCCGGATAGATCTGATCTGGTTGGTGCTGCCTGCTCGCTGCGAGGTGGCTCGGATCGGTGGcgccctgctacttcttgagcttgcgtttatttttcctttgaagaggatagaatgatgtagcaaagtagagataagtatttccctcagttaagaaccaatgtattAATCCAGTatgaggcacaagcaagtccctaatatatgcacctgcacaaactaacaaactgTTGCACACGACACGAAAAagaggttgccaatcccttcacggtcacgaacaagagtgagatttgatagagataggtataaaagataaataaaagagcaaacttaagtaaatataaataaattgcagcaagatatttttgggttttttagtttatagatctgaaaataaatgatgGAAAATaaatccgggggccataggtttcactagaggcttctctctttaaATAAAATatacggtggataaacaaattattgttgagcattgatagaaaagcgtataattatgacgatatctaaggcaatgatcatgaatataggcatcacgtccgtgagaagtagaccgactcctgcctgcatctactactattactccacacatcgaccgctatcgagtaTGCATCTagacactggtagaaaaaaggtctgttgtcccagttcgtaagggccttttgtcccggttcctgaaccgggactaaagagtcggTACTAATGgcatgtccctttagtcccggttcaatccagaaccgggacaggtgggcctccatgtggcctatgcgcggagcccaggcaggagggcctttggtcccggttggtggcacctaccgggaccaataggcatccacgcgtcagcattcctgTGGCTGGGGTTNNNNNNNNNNNNNNNNNNNNNNNNNNNNNNNNNNNNNNNNNNNNNNNNNNNNNNNNNNNNNNNNNNNNNNNNNNNNNNNNNNNNNNNNNNNNNNNNNNNNNNNNNNNNNNNNNNNNNNNNNNNNNNNNNNNNNNNNNNNNNNNNNNNNNNNNNNNNNNNNNNNNNNNNNNNNNNNNNNNNNNNNNNNNNNNNNNNNNNNNNNNNNNNNNNNNNNNNNNNNNNNNNNNNNNNNNNgttgggggttttgggggttaatttaggtgtttcatatattgtgttagctagctataattaatagagagaagtgtcctctcttatgttcgtgcttggtcgatgctacgtactatacatacgtatagagaggactagacacgctagctagctagcaagcaaacgaaggaaacagaagatcgtcatgaacatatatgcatacagagagaagtgatatcgaccacctctccttctccgagagattggtcgaacaacaagttctcatatatttatctgacactaccggctacatatatataataattatctcttacaaatataatcatatggactcatggtccacatagtattctctgtcttcagcgatcacgtggtcaagaaagaatgccgccaattcctcttgaattgctcgcatgcgagctggtgctaggagttcatcctgcttccgaaacatctaatttgaagaagggggtcaatacatatatatatggatgaatgaaactcaacacaaatgatggtaataaaataaaattgtgaatgttgttatttacgtacttcatactgttcgtcagtgtagccccgctcacaggtcgtgtggcggatggactcgcaaacgtagtatccacacaaatcattcccttgttcctgccacaaccactttacaagaaatagaggtcaatcaaactgataagcaagaatgccaaatggtattgatgaaactagcgcttgaatcaataggagatgcgcggaacatgctactatagtacttactttcgggtgtctaaattgcagcttcttcgggagtcctggagcttttttggtgaattttttccaaaccctaccagacaaagaaaacaattacttgatatatcaggaaacgaacaaagttgctgatatggtggataatgatcgatttaacttacttgtgggacgtggatgtagtgttcgacaccgacggccacatgtatctcacatcgacgatacttgctatttagggtttcctctaccgctcggcgaccctaaccctcgacgaccctcgttcccgataaaaaaagaggaaga
The sequence above is drawn from the Triticum aestivum cultivar Chinese Spring chromosome 7A, IWGSC CS RefSeq v2.1, whole genome shotgun sequence genome and encodes:
- the LOC123148383 gene encoding galactan beta-1,4-galactosyltransferase GALS1; translated protein: MRSEAAGGGIAAGPPAPALLCSDLKPFLAALTALTLLAAAWQLRPYHSLLATPFSLCPDPPRSLAVSGKASSSDSNASSSSPKQERERSRPDPNRREFRAVGSAAALFVQMGAYRGGPYTFAVVGLASKPVHVYGKPWFRCEWVPNAGASANNASASSARPMRAANTYHMLPDWGYGRVYTVVVVNCTFSTPPNADNAGGRLVLNAYYGASPARYERVEALEEAPGSYDEAAFRPPHRYDYLYCGSSLYGDLSAARVREWMAYHARFFGPRSHFVFHDAGGVGPAVRAALEPWVRAGRATLQDVRAQADYDGWYHNQFLVVNDCLHRYRHAARWTFFFDVDEYIFLPDGRTLDGVLAELDPYTQFTIEQNPMSSRLCARGANDSEADYSKQWGFEKLVFRNSITGVRRDRKYAIQAKNAYATGVHMSENVIGNTTHKTEHLIRYYHYHNTINVPGELCRELVPVPPKGGVMWSEKTPWYHDDSMKRLANAVREFEKRTIGNVGV